A single genomic interval of Lewinellaceae bacterium harbors:
- a CDS encoding PepSY-like domain-containing protein has translation MKNFFLIALSSFIFSFVQAQDLSREQVPSVVLNNFDSQFPKAMDVEWEKKGDLFKVDFETDRHTDHNVWYDASGDLVKHEKDIAKSELPAAVLSRIQTDFKGYNLDDIEMVTTREGTQYEVELDAVFKQEWKVILDEKGGIIRKVAD, from the coding sequence ATGAAGAATTTCTTTTTAATCGCATTGTCATCGTTCATTTTCAGCTTCGTGCAGGCGCAGGATTTAAGCAGGGAACAAGTGCCTTCAGTGGTATTGAACAATTTCGATTCACAATTCCCCAAAGCTATGGACGTAGAGTGGGAAAAGAAAGGCGACCTCTTCAAAGTGGATTTTGAAACCGACCGCCACACCGACCATAATGTTTGGTACGATGCTTCAGGTGACTTGGTGAAACACGAAAAAGACATTGCCAAAAGCGAATTGCCCGCTGCTGTGTTGTCCCGGATTCAAACTGATTTTAAAGGCTACAATCTGGATGACATCGAAATGGTTACAACCAGAGAAGGCACACAGTACGAAGTAGAACTGGATGCGGTTTTCAAGCAAGAATGGAAGGTTATTCTGGATGAAAAAGGGGGAATTATAAGGAAAGTGGCAGATTAG
- a CDS encoding SdiA-regulated domain-containing protein has translation MSIKIKEIVIAVVSALVGALLTFAFMNKGYTKNTYTIGAKLGYDFNKPNAKIQLPEILHEISGLTDIDEHTLALVQDEDGIVFIYDWQKEEIIKQIRFGEGGDYEGVTKAGNSIYVLRSDGKLFEIENFESEDFKVNEYDTEIPVKNNEGLGYDAKHKRLLIAGKSKPKGDEYKGKRAVFAFDLDSMGLMKQPVYIFKEENIERFVKENKSDGETEQNLKINPSAIAVHPITDRLFVLSSKDKLVYIFNRENGLEAVHQLDKKLHLQPEGITFLDNGDMFISNEGVEERPSLLFFSYNEEK, from the coding sequence ATGTCAATCAAAATAAAGGAAATAGTTATTGCCGTTGTATCTGCCTTAGTCGGTGCTCTTTTGACTTTTGCCTTTATGAATAAAGGCTATACAAAAAATACATACACCATAGGGGCTAAACTGGGTTACGATTTTAATAAACCAAATGCTAAAATTCAACTCCCCGAAATTTTGCATGAGATTTCGGGACTGACTGATATAGATGAGCATACTCTCGCCTTGGTACAGGACGAGGACGGGATTGTGTTCATATATGACTGGCAAAAAGAAGAAATCATCAAGCAGATAAGATTTGGTGAAGGCGGCGATTATGAAGGGGTGACCAAGGCGGGAAACAGTATCTACGTATTAAGGAGCGATGGGAAGTTGTTTGAAATTGAAAACTTCGAAAGTGAAGATTTCAAGGTAAATGAGTACGACACTGAGATTCCTGTAAAAAACAATGAAGGGCTTGGGTACGATGCAAAACATAAACGGCTGTTGATTGCTGGGAAAAGTAAACCAAAAGGTGATGAATACAAGGGTAAAAGAGCCGTTTTTGCTTTTGACTTGGACAGTATGGGCCTTATGAAACAACCTGTTTATATTTTTAAGGAAGAAAACATAGAACGGTTTGTCAAAGAAAACAAAAGCGATGGGGAAACCGAGCAAAACCTGAAAATAAACCCCTCTGCCATTGCGGTGCACCCAATCACGGACAGATTATTTGTTCTTTCCTCAAAAGATAAACTGGTTTATATTTTTAACCGGGAAAATGGGCTGGAAGCCGTACATCAATTGGACAAAAAGTTACATCTCCAACCGGAAGGCATTACCTTTCTGGACAACGGGGATATGTTCATTTCAAATGAGGGAGTAGAAGAAAGGCCTTCTCTTTTGTTTTTCTCATATAATGAGGAGAAATGA
- a CDS encoding MBL fold metallo-hydrolase: MNKHVWHIKFYGVRGSTPVCDSNVQKFGGNTTCIYADLLTNDRSKMIVAFDAGTGIRKLGKDMLKGELPDAETIWLIFTHFHWDHIQGLPFFDPAYNPKKKIGIFTPHRELRKQELRHIFELQMQKEYFPVQLEKMGADFKFLTSDEYISALDVEEHVNFDYRMHNHPGGAFSYRMEAEGRSFVVCTDLEHGESIDSEVVEFCRDADLLIHDAQYTDEELKTHRGWGHSSYSQAIECARKANVKQLIFTHHDPDHDDDFLEKMEKKYQKEFPNCRMAKEGMEVMV, from the coding sequence ATGAACAAACATGTCTGGCATATCAAATTTTATGGAGTAAGAGGCTCCACCCCTGTGTGCGATAGCAATGTCCAAAAGTTTGGAGGGAACACTACTTGCATTTATGCGGATTTACTGACCAACGACCGCAGCAAAATGATTGTGGCGTTTGATGCGGGAACGGGTATTAGGAAATTGGGCAAAGACATGCTCAAAGGCGAATTACCTGATGCAGAAACGATATGGCTTATTTTCACCCATTTCCATTGGGACCATATCCAAGGTCTGCCTTTTTTTGACCCCGCATACAATCCCAAAAAAAAGATTGGTATCTTCACTCCACACCGGGAATTGAGGAAACAGGAATTGAGGCATATTTTTGAACTGCAAATGCAAAAAGAATATTTCCCTGTCCAATTGGAAAAAATGGGGGCGGACTTTAAGTTCCTCACTTCGGATGAATACATATCAGCTTTAGATGTGGAAGAACATGTAAATTTCGATTATAGGATGCACAACCACCCCGGTGGTGCATTCAGTTATCGGATGGAAGCAGAGGGACGTTCTTTTGTAGTTTGTACGGATTTGGAACACGGGGAATCCATAGATTCAGAAGTGGTAGAATTTTGCAGGGATGCCGATTTGCTCATCCACGATGCCCAATATACCGACGAAGAATTAAAAACCCACCGAGGCTGGGGGCACAGCAGTTATTCACAAGCCATCGAATGTGCCAGGAAAGCCAATGTCAAACAGCTCATTTTTACCCATCACGACCCCGACCATGATGACGATTTTTTGGAAAAGATGGAAAAGAAATATCAAAAGGAATTTCCAAATTGCAGGATGGCAAAGGAAGGCATGGAGGTGATGGTTTAG
- a CDS encoding SdiA-regulated domain-containing protein, with amino-acid sequence MIIQFMISVVALIMTSCNTTFPTQTNFKNPSKVCELPVELMEISGLTDEDGKTVACVQDELGDVFVYDLENCTIIEQITFEGQGDFEGLTRVGDDMYALRSDGAMFKIVFNENGKPDVQQIDTKIPALDNEGLCYDEKHNRLLLAPRRKYTDKAFEKSFRAIYAFDLATEKMMHKSALQISVSEVLELVERKKDIELFRKEGSGDVKFKFNIASIAAHPEKELYYLLVSSEQFLLTVDGQGKPLDVLPLDNQMFP; translated from the coding sequence ATGATAATCCAATTTATGATTTCCGTCGTTGCTCTGATAATGACTTCATGCAACACAACTTTTCCGACTCAAACAAATTTCAAGAATCCGAGCAAAGTCTGCGAACTTCCTGTGGAACTAATGGAGATTTCCGGGCTTACAGATGAGGACGGCAAAACGGTAGCTTGTGTGCAGGATGAACTGGGTGATGTCTTTGTTTATGACCTTGAAAATTGCACAATTATCGAGCAGATAACTTTTGAAGGGCAAGGAGACTTTGAAGGCCTGACCAGAGTGGGCGATGATATGTATGCACTTCGGAGCGACGGGGCAATGTTCAAAATTGTATTTAATGAAAATGGAAAGCCCGATGTGCAGCAAATTGATACAAAAATCCCGGCATTGGATAATGAAGGACTTTGCTACGATGAAAAACATAACCGCCTGCTGCTTGCCCCAAGGCGGAAATATACCGACAAAGCCTTCGAGAAAAGCTTCAGGGCAATTTATGCCTTTGACCTTGCCACAGAAAAGATGATGCATAAATCCGCCCTGCAAATTTCTGTTTCAGAGGTTTTAGAGTTGGTGGAGCGAAAAAAAGACATTGAACTTTTCAGGAAAGAAGGTTCGGGCGATGTGAAATTCAAATTTAACATCGCCAGCATCGCCGCCCATCCTGAAAAAGAATTGTACTACCTGCTCGTAAGCTCCGAACAGTTCTTATTGACCGTGGATGGGCAGGGCAAACCGCTCGACGTTTTACCACTTGACAACCAAATGTTTCCATAA
- the rnk gene encoding nucleoside diphosphate kinase regulator: MSEIMMNKLDYVRIQKAINDAKQTRSLKASEALNLLQELKSAKIVEPTEIPANVVTMNTIVKISFLNTSKTVQFQIAYPQEANLKKNKISILSPIATALIGYKVGDEIEWIVPAGLTKVKIEEIIYQPEAAGNFNL; encoded by the coding sequence ATGAGTGAGATAATGATGAACAAGCTTGATTATGTTAGAATTCAGAAAGCCATCAATGACGCAAAACAAACCCGTTCATTAAAAGCTTCTGAGGCATTGAATCTGTTGCAGGAATTGAAATCCGCAAAGATTGTAGAACCAACCGAAATTCCTGCGAATGTTGTAACAATGAACACGATTGTTAAAATAAGCTTTTTGAACACGAGCAAAACTGTTCAATTTCAAATCGCTTATCCCCAAGAAGCAAACCTGAAAAAGAATAAAATTTCTATTTTATCACCGATAGCAACGGCATTGATTGGTTATAAAGTGGGTGATGAGATTGAATGGATTGTACCGGCAGGCCTTACAAAAGTCAAAATTGAAGAAATTATTTACCAGCCGGAGGCAGCAGGCAATTTTAATTTGTAA
- a CDS encoding AbrB/MazE/SpoVT family DNA-binding domain-containing protein gives MQSSKITSKGQTTIPINIRQALHLNAGDEILFHIEGEQVVIKKAQPLDVEYLRAIQSSFANEWESQEDCEAFDGL, from the coding sequence ATTCAATCAAGCAAGATTACATCAAAAGGGCAGACTACCATACCCATCAATATCAGGCAGGCACTTCATCTTAATGCAGGGGATGAAATCCTATTCCATATTGAAGGTGAACAGGTTGTCATCAAGAAAGCCCAGCCTTTGGACGTTGAATACCTAAGAGCGATTCAGTCCTCATTTGCCAACGAATGGGAAAGCCAGGAAGACTGTGAGGCATTTGATGGCCTATGA
- a CDS encoding type II toxin-antitoxin system PemK/MazF family toxin, which yields MAYEQWDVAIVPFPFVNSLKSKPRPVLVLSNASFNLQTGHYIAAMITSSSQNPWAGDTEIKNIEEAGLNKPSLVRLKLFTMDERIVKRKIGRLSNNDVVNVRSSMNSHISI from the coding sequence ATGGCCTATGAGCAATGGGATGTTGCCATCGTTCCGTTTCCATTTGTGAACAGCCTTAAATCCAAACCAAGGCCTGTCTTGGTTTTAAGCAATGCTTCGTTCAATCTTCAAACAGGCCATTACATTGCGGCCATGATAACTTCAAGCAGCCAAAATCCGTGGGCTGGAGATACCGAAATAAAGAATATTGAGGAAGCTGGACTTAACAAACCTTCATTAGTCCGCTTGAAACTGTTTACGATGGATGAACGGATTGTGAAAAGAAAAATAGGAAGACTTTCAAATAATGACGTTGTGAATGTTAGAAGTAGTATGAATTCACATATCTCAATTTAG
- a CDS encoding DUF1800 domain-containing protein has protein sequence MIQTNHTTSLALPAYQGPWTTSEAAHLLRRTLFGPTPDQIMEAVHAGPEATVDRLLADRPLPDPPLHYKNHDPDVPVGTTWVDAPYREDIHVKQMANRNRSLYAWNMALYLENTLSIREKMVLFWHNHFAIRAIEDPKYLYRYNATIRAQATGNFATLIKQMTVDPALLIFLNGNRNRREAPNENYARELLELYTVGKGPQTGPGDYTNYTEADVGAIARALTGWHDEGFLTETGGAQVQARFSSDHHDPGDKQLSPRLQSRLVCNREDTEYLELLDILLEQEATATHLCSKLYRWLVDDRVDEVMLREVIRPLGALLRHEDYELKPVLRNILLSAHFYRADYRGTIIKNPLDLVTSTVNPFQDGEPLATGQRYDRWYRINELVRTLQMDPYEVPQVAGWDAYYRAPLYNRHWINAATLPVRMATIQTYLDEGFPAFEGNGPRIRPACAKWIIRHDHPGEAVALTTSLTQWLLPVPLAGDEILELSKSLAPVNFSGSWQDLILAYQEDPHASGLEVEVDACMKRLIKRIFFHPSFQLS, from the coding sequence GTGATCCAAACCAACCACACGACATCCCTCGCCTTACCGGCTTACCAGGGGCCATGGACCACCTCGGAGGCCGCCCACCTCTTGCGGAGGACCCTCTTTGGACCGACGCCTGACCAGATCATGGAAGCCGTTCATGCGGGACCGGAAGCGACGGTGGACCGGTTGCTGGCTGACCGGCCATTGCCCGATCCACCCCTGCATTATAAAAATCATGATCCCGATGTGCCGGTCGGTACAACCTGGGTCGATGCTCCTTACCGGGAAGATATCCATGTGAAGCAGATGGCGAATCGCAACCGCAGCCTCTATGCCTGGAATATGGCGCTGTATTTGGAGAACACCCTTTCAATACGCGAAAAAATGGTGTTGTTCTGGCACAATCACTTTGCCATCCGCGCCATCGAGGATCCCAAATACCTTTACCGCTACAATGCAACCATCCGGGCGCAGGCCACCGGCAATTTCGCTACCCTGATCAAGCAGATGACGGTCGACCCGGCCCTATTGATCTTTCTTAACGGCAACCGGAATCGCCGTGAGGCCCCCAACGAAAATTACGCCCGCGAACTGCTCGAGTTGTACACCGTCGGGAAAGGTCCCCAAACCGGACCGGGGGATTATACCAACTACACCGAGGCAGATGTCGGTGCCATCGCCCGGGCGCTCACCGGTTGGCACGATGAGGGCTTCCTGACAGAAACCGGTGGAGCGCAGGTCCAGGCCCGTTTTTCTTCCGACCATCATGATCCGGGAGATAAACAGTTGTCGCCCCGGCTGCAGTCCCGGTTAGTATGCAATCGGGAGGACACCGAATACCTGGAGTTGCTGGATATTTTATTGGAACAGGAAGCCACCGCCACACACCTCTGTTCCAAATTGTACCGGTGGCTGGTCGATGACCGGGTCGATGAGGTGATGCTGCGGGAGGTGATCCGGCCGTTGGGGGCCTTGTTGCGGCATGAAGACTATGAACTCAAACCGGTCTTGCGAAACATCCTGCTCAGTGCGCATTTCTATCGTGCGGACTACCGGGGGACCATCATCAAAAATCCGCTGGACCTGGTGACTTCCACAGTTAATCCTTTCCAGGATGGAGAGCCACTGGCTACCGGTCAAAGGTACGACCGGTGGTACCGGATCAATGAGTTGGTCCGCACGCTGCAAATGGATCCTTATGAGGTGCCCCAGGTCGCCGGCTGGGATGCCTATTACCGGGCGCCCTTGTATAACCGCCACTGGATCAATGCCGCCACCCTTCCCGTACGGATGGCCACCATTCAAACGTACCTGGACGAAGGATTTCCGGCGTTCGAAGGCAACGGCCCACGGATCCGTCCGGCGTGTGCCAAATGGATTATCCGGCATGACCATCCCGGTGAAGCGGTGGCCTTAACGACCTCACTGACGCAATGGCTCCTCCCGGTACCGCTGGCCGGGGATGAAATCCTGGAATTGAGTAAGAGCCTTGCTCCCGTCAATTTCTCCGGAAGTTGGCAGGACTTAATCCTTGCTTACCAGGAAGACCCACACGCCTCCGGCCTGGAGGTCGAGGTGGATGCATGCATGAAACGATTGATCAAGCGGATATTTTTTCATCCATCCTTTCAACTCAGCTAA